From a region of the Thiomicrorhabdus sp. genome:
- a CDS encoding carboxysome peptide A gives MKIFQVEKTLVSTNRIATMEHKPLLVVAEKAGGTPQVAVDPVGCKPGDWVLCVGSSAARDASGIKGYPSDLTIVGIIDRWEVNTDGDSSS, from the coding sequence ATGAAGATATTTCAAGTTGAAAAAACCCTGGTCTCCACCAACCGCATTGCCACGATGGAACATAAACCATTATTAGTGGTTGCTGAAAAGGCAGGTGGAACTCCACAAGTTGCAGTCGATCCAGTTGGCTGCAAGCCAGGGGATTGGGTGTTATGTGTAGGGAGTTCGGCGGCACGTGATGCCAGTGGGATTAAAGGATATCCAAGTGATTTAACTATAGTTGGAATCATTGACCGATGGGAGGTGAATACCGATGGAGATTCATCAAGTTAA
- a CDS encoding carboxysome peptide B: MTSRLDGLGHLPIKVLQSVSGSTLVALDPIGVKNGDWVFTIANSAARTAAGDDKILTDLTVAGIIDNWQPQTN, translated from the coding sequence ATGACCAGTCGACTTGATGGTTTAGGACACCTTCCTATAAAGGTTTTACAAAGTGTTTCTGGATCGACTTTAGTCGCTTTAGATCCTATAGGTGTAAAAAATGGAGATTGGGTTTTTACCATTGCAAACTCTGCAGCCAGAACCGCCGCAGGCGACGATAAAATTTTAACCGACTTAACGGTAGCCGGCATTATTGATAATTGGCAACCGCAAACAAATTAG
- a CDS encoding BMC domain-containing protein: protein MSEYGIALGMIETRGLVPAIEAADAMTKAAEVRLVSREFVGGGYVTVMVRGETGAVNAAVRAGADACERVGDGLVAAHIIARPHKEVEPVLTIEKA, encoded by the coding sequence ATGAGCGAATATGGAATTGCTTTAGGAATGATCGAAACACGTGGTTTAGTACCAGCGATTGAAGCGGCGGATGCTATGACCAAAGCGGCAGAAGTACGCTTAGTAAGTCGTGAATTTGTAGGCGGTGGTTACGTAACAGTAATGGTACGTGGTGAAACTGGAGCGGTAAACGCAGCAGTAAGAGCTGGAGCCGATGCTTGTGAACGAGTAGGTGACGGACTAGTAGCTGCACACATCATTGCACGTCCACACAAAGAAGTGGAACCTGTATTAACCATTGAAAAAGCGTAA
- a CDS encoding BMC domain-containing protein: protein MSTEYGIALGMIETRGLVPAIEAADAMTKAAEVRLVSREFVGGGYVTVMVRGETGAVNAAVRAGADACERVGDGLVAAHIIARPHNEVESVVTTDKA, encoded by the coding sequence ATGAGTACAGAATATGGAATTGCTTTAGGAATGATTGAAACACGCGGTTTAGTACCAGCGATTGAAGCGGCGGATGCTATGACCAAAGCGGCAGAAGTACGCTTAGTAAGTCGTGAATTTGTAGGCGGTGGTTACGTAACAGTAATGGTACGTGGTGAAACTGGAGCGGTAAACGCAGCAGTAAGAGCTGGAGCCGATGCTTGTGAACGAGTAGGTGACGGACTAGTAGCTGCACACATCATTGCACGTCCACACAATGAAGTTGAATCAGTTGTTACAACTGACAAAGCTTAA
- a CDS encoding BMC domain-containing protein, which translates to MSTEYGIALGMIETRGLVPAIEAADAMTKAAEVRLVSREFVGGGYVTVMVRGETGAVNAAVRAGADACERVGDGLVAAHIIARPHNEVESVVTIEKK; encoded by the coding sequence ATGAGTACAGAATATGGAATTGCTTTAGGAATGATTGAAACACGCGGTTTAGTACCAGCGATTGAAGCGGCGGATGCTATGACTAAAGCGGCAGAAGTACGCTTAGTAAGTCGTGAATTTGTAGGCGGTGGTTACGTAACAGTAATGGTACGTGGTGAAACTGGTGCAGTAAACGCAGCAGTAAGAGCAGGAGCCGATGCTTGTGAACGAGTAGGTGACGGACTAGTAGCTGCACACATCATTGCACGTCCTCACAACGAAGTTGAATCAGTCGTTACGATTGAAAAGAAATAA
- a CDS encoding BMC domain-containing protein produces MSTEYGIALGMIETRGLVPAIEAADAMTKAAEVRLVSREFVGGGYVTVMVRGETGAVNAAVRAGADACERVGDGLVAAHIIARPHKEVEPVLDMASNGARIG; encoded by the coding sequence ATGAGCACAGAATATGGAATTGCTTTAGGAATGATCGAAACACGTGGTTTAGTACCAGCGATTGAAGCGGCGGATGCTATGACCAAAGCGGCAGAAGTACGCTTAGTAAGTCGTGAATTTGTAGGCGGTGGTTACGTAACAGTAATGGTACGTGGTGAAACTGGTGCAGTAAATGCAGCAGTAAGAGCTGGAGCCGATGCTTGTGAACGAGTAGGTGACGGACTAGTAGCTGCACACATCATTGCACGTCCACACAAAGAAGTGGAACCTGTTCTAGACATGGCTAGCAACGGAGCAAGAATTGGTTAA
- a CDS encoding ferritin-like domain-containing protein, translating into MRYQPRMQGSVMPGVGSYPQFETPQNTGANSRVLGYLGRALSLEFSAGQHYLAQASLAKFRNEMTYAQGFVTLANEEFQHANLLTDRMVAQGALPAGSVLSPATPANSIAEALRSCEARELALIQLYGEATQYCANIGAMEDHSLFNRLLEEEQAQLMRINGWLAEFYHSMNVNQYSDRSFV; encoded by the coding sequence ATGCGTTATCAACCACGAATGCAAGGTAGTGTCATGCCTGGTGTTGGGAGTTACCCTCAGTTTGAGACACCTCAAAATACAGGGGCTAACTCAAGAGTTCTAGGTTACTTAGGGCGTGCTTTAAGTTTAGAGTTCTCAGCAGGTCAGCACTATTTAGCACAAGCTTCTTTAGCTAAATTTCGTAATGAAATGACTTATGCTCAAGGTTTTGTCACTTTGGCAAACGAGGAGTTTCAACATGCTAACTTATTAACCGATCGCATGGTCGCTCAAGGTGCTTTGCCAGCGGGCAGTGTATTGAGTCCAGCTACTCCTGCTAATTCAATTGCAGAAGCTTTAAGAAGCTGTGAAGCACGTGAGTTGGCCTTGATTCAGCTTTATGGCGAAGCAACCCAGTATTGTGCAAATATCGGTGCTATGGAAGATCATTCATTATTTAATCGCCTTCTTGAAGAAGAGCAAGCTCAGTTAATGAGAATTAATGGTTGGTTAGCCGAGTTTTATCATTCTATGAATGTAAATCAATATTCAGATAGGAGTTTTGTATGA
- a CDS encoding 4a-hydroxytetrahydrobiopterin dehydratase has product MNERWKAKLKPASLETRFDFKDFSVLRSFLDELAQQADLLDHHPNISFGRGHVSVMIYSQSEELQPIDFTLAKGIDEGYYRVTNQSEGAWA; this is encoded by the coding sequence ATGAACGAACGTTGGAAAGCTAAATTAAAACCTGCTTCATTAGAAACACGTTTTGACTTCAAAGATTTTTCAGTTTTAAGATCTTTTTTGGATGAACTAGCACAGCAGGCAGATTTACTTGATCATCATCCAAACATTAGCTTTGGTAGAGGTCACGTTTCGGTGATGATTTATTCACAATCTGAAGAATTGCAACCTATTGATTTTACTTTAGCAAAAGGCATTGATGAAGGTTACTACCGAGTAACTAATCAGTCTGAAGGAGCTTGGGCATGA
- the rdgB gene encoding RdgB/HAM1 family non-canonical purine NTP pyrophosphatase: protein MKKIVIATANPNKVKELSIPLQLNGFDVKLQTDFFCDQVIEDGLSFVENALKKARFASAKTGLPAIADDSGLQVDYLNGRPGIYSARFAETLGYPESSDSENMLHLVELLKGLPLKDRKANYICCVVYVAHEDDETPLIGMGTWHGDILSEPRTQFGIGYDPIVWIPSELKAASEIPLEKKLKTSHRAQAMQSVINQIKQREAK, encoded by the coding sequence ATGAAAAAGATTGTGATAGCAACAGCCAATCCCAATAAAGTAAAGGAACTCAGTATTCCTTTGCAGTTAAATGGTTTTGATGTAAAGCTACAAACTGATTTTTTTTGCGATCAAGTGATTGAGGATGGTTTGAGCTTTGTTGAAAATGCACTGAAAAAAGCCAGATTTGCCAGTGCTAAAACCGGATTACCTGCAATCGCAGATGACTCAGGTTTACAAGTTGATTATTTAAATGGCAGGCCTGGTATCTATTCTGCAAGGTTTGCAGAAACACTTGGCTACCCTGAGAGCTCTGATTCTGAAAATATGCTACATCTAGTTGAATTGCTTAAGGGGCTGCCTCTTAAAGATCGTAAAGCAAACTATATTTGTTGCGTGGTATATGTGGCACATGAAGATGATGAGACGCCTTTGATTGGAATGGGTACTTGGCATGGAGATATTCTGTCAGAACCTAGAACCCAATTTGGGATAGGTTATGATCCGATTGTATGGATTCCAAGCGAGCTTAAAGCCGCTTCTGAAATACCTCTTGAGAAAAAACTAAAAACTAGTCATCGTGCCCAAGCAATGCAATCGGTGATTAATCAAATTAAACAGCGGGAGGCTAAATGA
- a CDS encoding BMC domain-containing protein yields the protein MIELRTYIFLDSLQPQLASYIGTASMGFLPVPGDSCLWVEVAPGMAVHKITDIALKASNVRLAQQVVERAYGSMLFNHRDQSDVLESGKHILNYLQTNEFERDKCQVKWSEIIRGITPDHAVLINRDNRRGSMILPGQSMFIMETDPAGYVVYAANEAEKAANVTLVEARAVGAYGRLIMCGKEADVIEAERAAKAALDRMPCQLK from the coding sequence ATGATAGAGTTAAGAACCTATATCTTTTTAGATTCATTACAGCCTCAGTTGGCATCTTATATTGGTACGGCTTCAATGGGTTTTTTACCCGTACCTGGGGATTCGTGTCTTTGGGTTGAAGTAGCGCCCGGGATGGCAGTGCATAAAATTACTGACATCGCATTAAAAGCCAGTAATGTACGTTTAGCTCAACAAGTTGTTGAGCGTGCCTATGGTTCTATGTTGTTTAACCATCGAGATCAAAGTGATGTATTAGAGTCTGGTAAGCATATTCTTAATTACCTTCAAACAAATGAGTTTGAACGTGATAAATGTCAGGTGAAATGGTCAGAGATTATTAGAGGCATTACCCCAGATCACGCGGTATTAATTAACCGAGACAATCGTAGAGGCTCAATGATACTGCCAGGACAAAGTATGTTTATAATGGAAACCGATCCTGCAGGTTATGTCGTATACGCAGCAAATGAAGCCGAAAAAGCGGCCAATGTTACTTTGGTTGAAGCACGAGCAGTTGGGGCTTATGGACGTTTAATTATGTGCGGAAAAGAAGCTGATGTTATTGAAGCAGAAAGAGCGGCAAAAGCCGCACTTGATAGAATGCCTTGTCAGCTTAAATAG
- a CDS encoding LysR family transcriptional regulator: protein MAEMTKNQSNFLIRHASLRQIQVFESVARNLSFTRAAEELHLTQPTVSSQVKSLVEAIEMPLYEQVGRNIYLTEVGEHVACSCREVIDRLSNLEILLDDFRGLMRGRLRVAVVSTAKYFAPLALGNFIKQHPDIDLNLKVSNRENILNRINHNMDDLYILGQIPPNHLDLEIIPFAPNPLVVIANGNHELCNSTKKVTLKKLAKYPFIMREEGSGIRSAVQDLFDKQGLEIQERMTLETNEAIKHCVSADLGIAVVSRHSLYLGGDFGSVKEIDVEGFPIEKEWHIVYPKGKELSLIARSFLDFLQEKGTEFINIHGHESQKVK from the coding sequence ATGGCTGAAATGACTAAAAACCAATCTAATTTTTTAATTAGACACGCCTCTTTAAGACAAATTCAGGTTTTTGAGTCCGTTGCTCGTAACCTTAGTTTTACTCGTGCTGCGGAAGAGTTACATTTAACACAGCCAACCGTTTCATCTCAGGTGAAAAGCCTAGTTGAGGCAATTGAAATGCCTTTATATGAACAGGTGGGAAGAAACATCTATCTAACAGAAGTTGGTGAGCATGTAGCCTGTAGTTGTAGAGAGGTTATCGATAGACTGTCTAATTTAGAAATTTTGTTGGATGATTTTAGAGGTTTAATGCGAGGTCGCCTAAGAGTGGCAGTGGTTTCAACCGCTAAATATTTTGCCCCACTTGCGTTAGGTAATTTTATTAAACAACATCCTGATATAGATTTAAATTTAAAAGTTTCTAATAGAGAGAATATATTAAATCGTATTAATCACAATATGGATGACCTCTATATTTTGGGTCAAATTCCACCTAACCATTTAGATTTAGAGATTATTCCTTTTGCTCCTAACCCTCTGGTTGTCATTGCAAATGGAAATCATGAATTATGTAATAGCACTAAAAAAGTGACATTGAAAAAACTTGCTAAGTACCCTTTTATTATGCGTGAAGAGGGTTCTGGGATTCGTTCAGCCGTTCAAGACTTGTTTGATAAACAAGGCTTAGAGATTCAAGAAAGAATGACCTTAGAAACGAATGAAGCGATAAAACACTGTGTTTCTGCTGATTTGGGAATTGCTGTGGTTTCCCGTCACTCACTGTATTTAGGTGGCGATTTTGGTTCGGTAAAAGAAATTGATGTGGAGGGATTTCCTATTGAAAAAGAATGGCACATTGTGTATCCAAAAGGAAAAGAGCTTTCTTTGATTGCTAGATCTTTTTTAGATTTTTTACAAGAAAAAGGAACGGAATTTATTAATATCCACGGACATGAAAGTCAAAAAGTAAAATAA
- a CDS encoding RelA/SpoT family protein yields MPTPVSLDGLISKASAYLTPEQVDLIQSAYEFGALAHQGQTRKSGGDYIWHPVAVAEILAEIQLDKESLIAAILHDVVEDTPYTKNDIAERFGESVAEIVDGVTKLGKLEFDNPQEAQAENFRKMILAMARDIRVILIKLADRLHNMRTLGVMRPDKQRRIAHETLDIFAPIAGRLGINAIRIELEDLGFKAMHPIRFAVLESAVKKARGNRKEVIEQITETIQNRLNQENIQGEVVGREKHLYSLYKKMKNKRQNFNDILDIFAFRILVDTADDCYRTLGAVHSLYKPLPGKFKDYIAIPKSNGYQSLHTALFGPYGVHLEVQIRTETMHEVSEHGIAAHWQYKQDHTEQENSVSHVDLRAQEWVKNLLEIQQSAGNSLDFLENVKIDLFPDVIYVFTPKGDIITLPTGSTPVDFAYAVHTNIGHSTLGCRIDKKLVPLRTPLESGKTIHIIKGTEAEPNPAWLNFVKTAKARSQIRHFMKNQQTGEAITLGQRMLTKSLRHFNMSYDGLTDEIRTHLINELKLSDWEQLLSELGTGNRMAPLVAKQIHDIVLGADDDIGPKNANPDAALPISGTEGMVVHFANCCHPIPGDEIIGFVSTEKGLVIHRDSCHNIKNIRNQPDKCIDVQWDQNSEATFLTEVQIEAMNQRGTLATIANEIAKTNTDIERVRSEDKDESYSLMHFVINVRDRVHLAQVMRRLKRLPIVEKIQRL; encoded by the coding sequence ATGCCGACTCCAGTTTCATTAGATGGTCTGATTAGCAAAGCTTCTGCTTATTTAACGCCAGAGCAAGTTGATCTCATTCAATCCGCCTATGAATTTGGAGCACTTGCACACCAAGGGCAAACACGTAAATCGGGTGGTGATTACATCTGGCACCCTGTTGCCGTTGCCGAGATTCTGGCAGAGATCCAACTTGATAAAGAAAGTTTAATCGCTGCTATTTTGCACGATGTGGTTGAAGATACCCCCTATACCAAAAATGATATAGCTGAACGGTTTGGCGAAAGTGTGGCTGAAATTGTTGATGGTGTTACCAAACTTGGTAAGCTTGAGTTTGACAACCCGCAAGAAGCACAAGCCGAAAACTTTCGTAAAATGATTTTGGCAATGGCACGCGATATTCGAGTTATTTTGATTAAGCTTGCCGATAGACTCCACAATATGCGAACTCTAGGCGTTATGCGTCCAGATAAACAACGTCGCATTGCTCATGAAACTCTAGATATCTTCGCTCCAATTGCTGGCCGCTTAGGTATCAACGCCATTCGTATCGAATTAGAAGACCTTGGTTTTAAAGCCATGCACCCTATTCGTTTTGCCGTATTAGAAAGTGCCGTCAAAAAAGCCCGTGGGAATCGTAAAGAGGTAATTGAACAAATTACCGAAACCATTCAAAATCGTTTGAATCAAGAAAACATTCAAGGCGAAGTCGTCGGACGAGAAAAGCATCTTTATAGTCTCTATAAAAAGATGAAAAATAAGCGTCAAAACTTCAATGACATCTTAGATATTTTTGCATTTCGTATTCTGGTTGATACGGCCGATGATTGTTATCGTACACTCGGAGCTGTGCACTCGCTTTATAAGCCTTTACCTGGTAAATTTAAAGACTATATAGCTATTCCTAAATCAAACGGCTATCAGTCACTACACACTGCTTTATTTGGTCCTTATGGCGTGCATTTAGAAGTCCAAATTCGCACTGAAACAATGCATGAAGTCTCAGAGCACGGTATTGCGGCACACTGGCAATATAAACAAGACCACACAGAGCAAGAAAATTCAGTGTCACATGTTGATTTACGAGCTCAAGAGTGGGTTAAAAATCTGCTCGAAATTCAGCAGAGCGCCGGTAACTCTCTAGACTTCTTAGAAAACGTTAAGATTGATTTATTTCCTGATGTTATCTATGTCTTTACGCCAAAAGGTGACATCATTACCTTACCTACCGGTTCAACACCTGTTGATTTTGCCTATGCGGTACATACTAATATAGGGCACAGTACTTTAGGGTGTCGTATTGACAAAAAACTGGTACCACTCAGAACTCCGTTAGAAAGTGGTAAGACAATTCATATCATAAAAGGCACTGAAGCAGAGCCAAATCCTGCTTGGTTAAACTTTGTTAAAACCGCTAAAGCTCGCTCTCAGATTCGCCACTTTATGAAAAACCAGCAAACTGGAGAGGCCATTACCCTCGGTCAAAGAATGCTGACGAAGTCTTTACGCCATTTCAATATGTCTTATGACGGTTTAACCGATGAGATTCGCACTCACTTGATCAATGAGTTAAAACTAAGTGATTGGGAACAGTTACTCAGTGAATTGGGTACAGGTAATCGTATGGCTCCATTAGTAGCCAAACAAATACACGATATTGTTTTAGGTGCAGATGATGATATAGGCCCTAAAAATGCTAACCCTGATGCCGCATTACCAATCTCAGGAACAGAAGGTATGGTGGTGCACTTTGCTAACTGCTGTCACCCTATTCCTGGCGATGAAATTATTGGATTTGTAAGTACAGAAAAAGGGCTGGTTATTCACAGAGATTCCTGTCACAACATCAAAAATATTCGTAACCAGCCTGACAAGTGTATAGACGTACAATGGGATCAGAACTCTGAGGCGACATTCCTTACAGAAGTACAAATTGAAGCAATGAATCAACGTGGAACGCTAGCTACAATTGCTAATGAAATCGCTAAAACTAATACAGATATTGAACGGGTGCGTTCAGAAGATAAAGATGAATCTTACAGCTTAATGCATTTTGTTATCAATGTGCGAGACCGCGTGCATTTAGCTCAAGTTATGAGAAGATTAAAACGTTTACCGATTGTCGAAAAAATCCAGCGTCTTTAA
- the rpoZ gene encoding DNA-directed RNA polymerase subunit omega translates to MARVTVEDCLTQVENRFELVILSAKRARQLANGAEATLDWDKDKPTVMALRELAENTIDGDVVMADPNTPPFFS, encoded by the coding sequence ATGGCTCGCGTCACAGTAGAAGATTGTTTAACTCAAGTAGAAAACCGTTTTGAATTAGTTATTTTAAGCGCTAAACGTGCTCGTCAATTAGCGAACGGTGCTGAAGCGACTTTAGATTGGGATAAAGATAAACCAACTGTTATGGCTTTACGCGAATTAGCAGAGAACACCATTGATGGTGATGTTGTTATGGCTGATCCTAATACTCCTCCTTTCTTCAGCTAA